Within Leptospira brenneri, the genomic segment GTTTGTGAGAGATATCACCGCCCGTTAAATAAAGAAAAAAATTCTTTAAAGCAGGACTTGCCATTCCTGCATATTCAGGTGATAGAAAAATATAAGCATCAGCACTTGCAAATCCTGCACTGTATTCCAACCAGAATTTTTTAATTTCGGAATCCTTTTCCCACATAGCAGGTTCCCAAAGAGGCAGAGGATTCCCCCCTAAATCATAAAGTAAAACTTCAATACCTTTTGTTTCCAATATTTTTGCTAGAAATTTTGCTACCTTAAGCGACTGAGAATTTTTTCTGTGACTGCCTGCAACTAAACAAATTTTCATCTAGATCCTCCACCTTGGTTCTTATTACCTTTATGGTGTGTTTTCTTTTTATTTTTCCATTTTCGATTATTGTGACCACTCGGCTTAGTATCATGGTCATCTTTTTTCTTCTGCTGTTGGTGATGATGGTGGTGTTTTTTATCTGCGAAGGCTTTTTCTTTTTTCAGTTCTCGTTCTTTGGCAAACCTTAGTTTTTCATCACCATACAATTGAATGTATCCAAACAAAAACATCGCCAGGATTCCGTGAATCCGCTCCCATTGTTTTTTGTCCAACTCCCCAA encodes:
- a CDS encoding NADPH-dependent FMN reductase; this translates as MKICLVAGSHRKNSQSLKVAKFLAKILETKGIEVLLYDLGGNPLPLWEPAMWEKDSEIKKFWLEYSAGFASADAYIFLSPEYAGMASPALKNFFLYLTGGDISHKPGLIITVSSGMGGSYPNAELRMSSYKNTRIVYIPDHVIVRHVESVLNAETPESKDDEYIRARLSYVLGVLAEYAKALTGVRQSGVIDIKTYPFGL